In Parasegetibacter sp. NRK P23, the genomic stretch GGATAAAGAAACTTTTCTCTTTGATCTTGATGAACCATTTGAAAACCCAGGCTACAATCAAACTCATTACTAATCCCATCAGGTAAAGTGCCATCATTACCAGTCCTTGTAAACTGAAGATGCCCAGCACTTTTGTATCCGGTATAATAAGGGCGATCATGATTACGTAGATAGGTAACCTCGCGGAACAACTCATCAGCGGTGTTACCAGTATTGTCAGCAGGCGTTCTTTTTTATTTTCAATGTTCCTTGTGCTCATGATGGCGGGAACCGCACAGGCAAATGCGCTGATCATGGGCATCACACTTTTTCCGTTCATGCCCACCTGGCGCATGAGCCGGTCGGTCATAAAACTGATACGGGCCATGTATCCGGTATCTTCGAGCAAAGTGATCAATCCGAAAAGTATCATGATCTGCGGAACGAATATTACGATGCCGCCGAGTCCTGCGATCAATCCGTTCACGATCAGATCGGAGAACCATCCTTCGGGAAGTACCGCAGCTGTTGTTTCCGTTAACCAGGCGAAGCCGGTTTCAATCCAATCCATAGGGTAGGAGGCGATCCAGAAAACACTTTGGAAAAGTAAAAACAACACAGCCAAAAGAATAACATAACCCCAGCGCCGGTGCAGTAAAACACTGTCCAGTTTTTCGGTGAACAGGTTTTTTTGAATGGGATCGGGCTGGGAAACACTTTGGTGCATGATACCCCTGATGCGGGTGTACCGTTGCATGATTTCTTCCGCCTGCGTTTTGGTGGGATTGAACTGGTTGTCTTTTTCGGCTTGTTCAATTCTTTCCTGTATATCTCTTTTCAGGTCAAAAGATTCGTGGTTGATCAGGTAATGAATCGCTTTGTAGTCGCTGGCTTCCGGGAATATTTCCTGCACGGTACCAATGGCGTTTTCCGCGAGTTGCCTGTTTTCTATAAAATCGCGCAACGGTGTTTTATACAGGTGCTGAACCGTTTGTTCCACCGCTTTTTTCAGTTGGGGAATCCCCTTGTTTTTGCGTGGATTCACAGCAATAACGGGAACGCCCAGTTCCCTTTCCAGGGCGGGCACATCAATGGAGATGCCTTTTTTCCGGGCGATATCCATCATGGTGAGCGCGATCACCACAGGAATTTTGAGGTCAATGATCTGGGAACAGAAAAGAAGATTTCTTTTGAGGTTACTGGCATCAGCTACCAGGATCAGCATTTCGGGCTTGATTTGCGCGTCCTGGTCCATCAATACACGGTAGGCCACCCATTCGTCTTCGCGGCGTGGGTATAAACTGTAGGTTCCGGGCAGGTCGATGATAGTGGAATCGAGGTTGTCCGCGATCTTGCAGGAACCTGTTTTCTTATCTACGGTAACGCCGGGGAAGTTCCCAACCTTCTGATTCATCCCGGTGAGCGTGTTGAAAAGCGAAGTTTTTCCGCTGTTCGGGTTGCCCACCAATGCTATGTTTACTGTGTTCTTTCCCAAAATAAAGCTGTAAAGCCGCAAAGGTACTGGCTATTTCCGGGTTACTGTTTACGAATTCGGGAGTTTTACGGGTTTATTACATTCAGCTACCTTTGCAGGGTCGGGCGATTTTTGCAGTACTTTTCAAAACAAAGGGATGTTCATAAAGATTTTCAGGCCAATCGGCCTTCTGTTGGGGATGAGTTTGCTGACCACCGGGGTGGTAAACGCACAAAAGTTAAAAAAAGCGGATAAAGCGCTGGTCGCGGCTTTGGAAGCCCACGTGACATTTCTTGCTTCGGATCAATTGGAGGGAAGAAGAACGGGTACACCGGGAGAAGAGAAGGCTGCGGCGTATATCGCGGGTGAATTTGAGAAAGCAGGCCTGCAACCGGGTGTGGAAGGGAAATTTGAGCAGGTATTCACAATTAATGAGGGGAAGCAGGTTGATCCGACTTCTTTTTTGTTCATCAACGGAATTGAGCTGAAGGTGCACCAGGATTTTTTTCCTTTGGTGTACAGTGCGCAGGAAGCCCTGGAATCTTTTCCATCCATGGCCATCAAAGAAGCGGGTGTGCCATGGTTTGTGGAACTGAATGAATTTGTGAAAAGTGAGCTGGAAAAAAATCCGCATGTGGATATGAATGATGCTGTGCGCGCACTGGCTATGAAGCTGGAGGAAAAAGGTGCCACAGCAGTTATTTTTTATGAAGCAACAGGAATCAAGGATGTCTTGAAGTTTGAACCGAAAGGTAATGGGGATAAACCGGCAAATATTCCCCTGATCGTAGTGAAAGAACAGGCTGCTTCAAAATTTCTTAAGGATCATGCCGCCAGTTATGAGATCAAATTGAAGGTAAAACTCTCCGATAAGATCAGGAAAGGCAGAAATGTGGTAGGGATTGTGGACAACAATGCGCCAAATACGGTGGTATTGGGTGCGCATTATGATCACCTGGGCTATGGTGAGGATGGCAATTCGATGATACGTGAAGGAAATCCCGGTATTCACAACGGAGCGGACGATAATGCGAGTGGTACAGCGGTGTTGATTGAACTGGCAAAAGCCGTTAAGGCAAAGCAGCTCAAACAATACAATTATGTTTTCGCCGCTTTTTCGGGAGAAGAACTGGGGCTGATCGGTTCGAGGTATTTTACGGAACATCTTCCGTTGAAGGATAAACCCCTGAACTATATGGTCAATATGGATATGGTGGGTAGGTTAAAATCCCCTGAGAACGTGATTACCGTTGGTGGATATGGTACATCTCCTTCCTGGGAAAAACTGGTGCTCAATAAAAAAGACAAATCATTAGTGGTTTCCATCGATTCTTCAGGTGCCGGACCCAGTGATCATTATTCTTTTTACAGGATCAATGTTCCCGTGCTTTTTTTCTTCACCGGAACGCATCAGGATTACCATAAACCCAGTGATGATGCGGATAAACTGAATTATACAGGAATGTTCCTGGTGGAAAGAAAAATTATGGATATCGTTACGGCGGCGGAAAAAGAACCTAAACTCAGTTTCCTGAAAACAAGGGAAAAACAAACTGCTTCCTCCACTTCTTTTAAGGTTACCTTGGGCATAATGCCGGACTATGTTTTCTACGGAACAGGTGTAAAAATTGATGGTACCACAACGGGAAAACCTGCGGAAAAAGCTGGTTTGAAGAAAGGGGATATCGTGGTGAAAATTGGTGATCTTACGATTTCAGGTATGGAAGATTATATGAAGGCCCTGGGAAGTTTTGAAAAAGGTCAACAAACAACGGTGGTGTTTGTAAGGGATGGAAAAGAAATGAAAGCGGAAGTTAACTGGTAGAAACTGCAATAGCGTATGAAACTGAAACTGGATGTGAGCCAGATGGCAGATGAATTTTTCGAGGATACGCGGCTGCTTGGCGTTGTGGCCCCTATCCGCGATTACCAGTTTTGCTGGCGGTTGAACAACAGACTTCGCTTCGATTTCAGGATCAACAATGATGTGGAGATACAGCTTACCCGGAAAAACAGGCAATATTTTTTCTCCGTATATTCATTTCCGGAACCCCATTGCAGCCTGGTTCATTATTTATACAATAACCAGTTCGATGGGGAATACCTGCTGCCCGAATTCAGGCACCTCGATTTTTTGTGGTTACTGAAAGGAGATGTGGTTTCTGATGATTACCTTCAGAACATCATGCAGTTGCTCCGGAGTATGGGTGATGTGCAAATGGTAATGGAGATTGGTCAGAGCCAGGTAAAGCATAAAAGTCACATGATCTTTTAACAATTAATACGTGTGTTATGTGGGAAAATACAGACAATAAACTTTACAGGAAATTCAGCTTTAAAGATTTTTCAGAAGCTTTCGCTTTTATGACGCGTGTAGCGATGATAGCTGAAAAACAAAACCACCATCCTTCCTGGAGGAACACCTATAATACAGTTGAAGTATGGTTGTCCACACATGATGCCGGCGATGTTGTGACGGAGAAAGATAAAAAGCTCGCGGCAGCAATTGACGCTTTATTATGATAAAAGGATTACGTTTTCTTAGTAGTGCTCTGGTAATAATTTTCGTCTTCGCCTGTAACAACGGAGACAAGGAAAGTACTGCTCCGGAAGACCAATCGGACAGTGTGAACATTCTTGCCAGAACGGATTCGTCCTTTGAGGTGAGCGGTCCGGCAGAAGGGGCGCTTCAGCAATGGTTTTCTTTCATCCAACCTGAATATAAATTGAGCATCGACAGTTTTGTACTCACGGATATCTGGGTGGAAGATTCGCTGATAACAGAGCCCTTCAAACCCGATAGCCTGTATTATCCATTGTATGGAAAGTACCTGCGCTACGCGCCGGACAGCGCTTATTTCGTGGACCTTGATAGTTACAATATTTTATTGAAGGAAACGAATGGAGTGGTATCCGGAACAGTGGGCGGCCCTGACAACCTGGTTTTTCTTATCGACAAAAATAACCAGATCAAAAAGCGTTTGTTGTTCAACGGCCCTGGTACTTATATCCAGGATGCATGGTGGATCAACAATGAATCGGTACTACTGGCTTCTATAGCCGAAGGGGATTCCATGAACCGGTTTGAACCAGTGTTGTGGAAAATCAATATTGTGGAGGATCTCTTCGAGAAATATGAATACTGCGGTGCAACTTTGAAGATGTTCCCCGAGTATGTGGAAAAAGTACGCTTTTCAGGTATTACGGTACGATAAAGGATTTCTGACTTTTATACCTGTTGTAATACAGCATATAAATCAC encodes the following:
- a CDS encoding IPExxxVDY family protein, which encodes MKLKLDVSQMADEFFEDTRLLGVVAPIRDYQFCWRLNNRLRFDFRINNDVEIQLTRKNRQYFFSVYSFPEPHCSLVHYLYNNQFDGEYLLPEFRHLDFLWLLKGDVVSDDYLQNIMQLLRSMGDVQMVMEIGQSQVKHKSHMIF
- the feoB gene encoding ferrous iron transport protein B, coding for MGKNTVNIALVGNPNSGKTSLFNTLTGMNQKVGNFPGVTVDKKTGSCKIADNLDSTIIDLPGTYSLYPRREDEWVAYRVLMDQDAQIKPEMLILVADASNLKRNLLFCSQIIDLKIPVVIALTMMDIARKKGISIDVPALERELGVPVIAVNPRKNKGIPQLKKAVEQTVQHLYKTPLRDFIENRQLAENAIGTVQEIFPEASDYKAIHYLINHESFDLKRDIQERIEQAEKDNQFNPTKTQAEEIMQRYTRIRGIMHQSVSQPDPIQKNLFTEKLDSVLLHRRWGYVILLAVLFLLFQSVFWIASYPMDWIETGFAWLTETTAAVLPEGWFSDLIVNGLIAGLGGIVIFVPQIMILFGLITLLEDTGYMARISFMTDRLMRQVGMNGKSVMPMISAFACAVPAIMSTRNIENKKERLLTILVTPLMSCSARLPIYVIMIALIIPDTKVLGIFSLQGLVMMALYLMGLVMSLIVAWVFKWFIKIKEKSFFILELPVYRSPRWNTIFLTMFQKAKIFVVDAGKVIMVISLILWVLSSYGPSGKMEVVQAKYEQLEQQPGVDVEGLEKQKSGELLANSYAGILGKSIEPAIEPLGYDWKIGIALITSFAAREVFVGTMATLYSVGDEDENSPLLRDKMRQATFEDGSKVYTFATGMSLLVFYVLAMQCMSTLAVVKRETKSWKWPMVQLTYMTILAYVLSLITYQALS
- a CDS encoding 4a-hydroxytetrahydrobiopterin dehydratase yields the protein MWENTDNKLYRKFSFKDFSEAFAFMTRVAMIAEKQNHHPSWRNTYNTVEVWLSTHDAGDVVTEKDKKLAAAIDALL
- a CDS encoding M20/M25/M40 family metallo-hydrolase, whose protein sequence is MFIKIFRPIGLLLGMSLLTTGVVNAQKLKKADKALVAALEAHVTFLASDQLEGRRTGTPGEEKAAAYIAGEFEKAGLQPGVEGKFEQVFTINEGKQVDPTSFLFINGIELKVHQDFFPLVYSAQEALESFPSMAIKEAGVPWFVELNEFVKSELEKNPHVDMNDAVRALAMKLEEKGATAVIFYEATGIKDVLKFEPKGNGDKPANIPLIVVKEQAASKFLKDHAASYEIKLKVKLSDKIRKGRNVVGIVDNNAPNTVVLGAHYDHLGYGEDGNSMIREGNPGIHNGADDNASGTAVLIELAKAVKAKQLKQYNYVFAAFSGEELGLIGSRYFTEHLPLKDKPLNYMVNMDMVGRLKSPENVITVGGYGTSPSWEKLVLNKKDKSLVVSIDSSGAGPSDHYSFYRINVPVLFFFTGTHQDYHKPSDDADKLNYTGMFLVERKIMDIVTAAEKEPKLSFLKTREKQTASSTSFKVTLGIMPDYVFYGTGVKIDGTTTGKPAEKAGLKKGDIVVKIGDLTISGMEDYMKALGSFEKGQQTTVVFVRDGKEMKAEVNW